In Lysobacter firmicutimachus, one genomic interval encodes:
- a CDS encoding type I secretion system permease/ATPase, whose translation MLRLTAGRCLANGAIDSGLVALSYAARHHGISVEPEQLRHQLGRTQGVASEIDICRCARLIGLRARSVHSGVERVAALPLPALLATNVGWQVLEAVDEANAILRDPTTGTRSTVTFGELPSAWQGQAILLAETSEPAGRKSFGFAWFVPSVIKHIRQFRSVLLVSLMLQVIALVTPAVFENVIDRVLVSRSISSLQVLGIALLALAVFEPVYGFLRSWLFSNVAAKINSELSARVYQHLMALPVGYFRKRQTGEIIARVGEMDHIRQFLTGSTMTVVLDLMFLGMFVAVMLAYSVKLTLVVLATLVIYFVLWMVLGPLLRIRTKREYELSADNTAFLTSSVTGIEVIKTTATEELFLRQWESEFSKFVRASFRSNVLGISVGQSIGLVQKLSSALLLWWGITSVMDNKLSPGELVAFNMLAGHLTQPILRLAQTWQDLQHAMISLRRVGDVLDEPTESGSGGLASIPALQGRVGFKNVFFRYGEDGQEVLRNLNLEVRPGEFIGITGPSGSGKSTISRLLQRLYVPQRGQVLVDGIDLAIADPVTLRRQMSVVPQESVLFSGTVAENIAMCRPEASEAEVVEAAALAGADAFIRSLPEGYGTQVGERGSRLSGGQRQRIALARALLTRPKILLLDEATSALDYESEAAIMANMDAIAEGRTIISIAHRLNTLRRADRILVIDRGAVVEDGTHDTLIASGATYARLWRLQTGGAEVAMIT comes from the coding sequence ATGTTGAGGTTGACGGCGGGCCGATGTTTGGCCAATGGCGCAATCGACAGCGGATTGGTGGCTCTGTCCTATGCGGCGCGGCATCACGGGATTTCGGTCGAACCCGAGCAGTTGCGCCATCAACTCGGGCGGACGCAAGGCGTAGCGAGTGAAATAGACATTTGCCGCTGCGCGCGCCTGATCGGCTTGAGGGCAAGAAGCGTCCATAGCGGAGTGGAGAGAGTCGCAGCATTGCCGCTTCCGGCGCTATTGGCGACGAACGTAGGCTGGCAAGTACTCGAGGCGGTGGACGAGGCGAATGCGATCTTGCGCGATCCGACGACCGGCACGCGCTCGACAGTGACGTTCGGCGAGCTGCCTTCGGCGTGGCAGGGTCAGGCCATCCTGCTGGCCGAGACGAGCGAGCCAGCTGGACGGAAATCATTTGGCTTCGCTTGGTTCGTTCCGTCGGTCATCAAGCATATCCGGCAGTTCAGGAGCGTTCTGTTGGTGTCACTGATGCTGCAAGTGATCGCCTTGGTGACTCCGGCAGTATTCGAGAACGTCATCGATCGAGTCTTGGTGAGCCGAAGCATCTCTAGTTTGCAGGTGCTTGGAATCGCACTGCTCGCTTTGGCGGTATTCGAGCCGGTGTATGGATTCTTGCGCTCTTGGCTGTTCTCGAACGTAGCGGCGAAGATTAATTCTGAGCTTTCCGCGCGCGTCTATCAACATCTGATGGCGTTGCCGGTCGGATATTTCCGCAAGCGCCAGACGGGAGAAATCATCGCCCGCGTCGGCGAGATGGATCATATCCGCCAGTTCCTGACCGGCTCGACGATGACCGTAGTGTTGGATTTGATGTTCCTCGGGATGTTCGTCGCTGTGATGCTTGCCTACAGCGTCAAGCTGACTTTGGTCGTTCTGGCGACGCTAGTGATCTACTTCGTTCTGTGGATGGTATTAGGCCCGCTGTTGCGCATCCGCACTAAGCGAGAGTACGAACTGAGTGCGGACAACACCGCGTTCTTGACCTCATCGGTCACTGGCATCGAGGTCATAAAGACCACTGCCACGGAAGAGCTATTTCTGCGGCAATGGGAGAGCGAGTTCTCTAAGTTCGTGCGGGCTTCGTTTCGGTCGAACGTGCTAGGAATTTCCGTCGGTCAATCAATCGGTCTGGTGCAGAAGCTGTCGAGCGCTTTGCTGTTGTGGTGGGGCATCACTTCGGTGATGGATAACAAACTCAGTCCGGGCGAGCTGGTGGCGTTCAATATGCTCGCAGGGCATCTCACTCAGCCGATCTTGCGTTTGGCGCAAACCTGGCAAGACCTGCAACACGCGATGATTTCGTTGCGTCGCGTCGGCGACGTGCTCGACGAACCCACGGAGAGCGGAAGCGGCGGACTGGCGTCGATCCCGGCGCTACAGGGAAGGGTTGGATTTAAAAACGTTTTCTTTCGATACGGCGAAGACGGCCAGGAAGTGCTGCGCAACTTGAACCTGGAGGTTCGTCCGGGCGAGTTCATCGGCATAACTGGCCCCTCGGGATCGGGCAAGAGCACGATCAGTCGGTTGCTGCAACGGCTGTACGTTCCGCAGCGCGGGCAGGTATTGGTGGATGGGATCGACCTTGCGATCGCCGATCCGGTGACGCTGCGCCGTCAGATGAGCGTTGTTCCGCAAGAAAGCGTTTTGTTCTCAGGCACCGTGGCCGAAAACATCGCTATGTGTAGGCCGGAGGCCTCCGAGGCGGAGGTCGTCGAGGCTGCCGCTTTGGCCGGTGCCGATGCGTTTATTCGGTCGCTTCCTGAGGGGTACGGCACTCAAGTCGGGGAAAGAGGCTCGCGGCTGTCGGGCGGTCAGCGCCAGCGCATCGCTTTGGCCAGGGCATTGCTCACACGCCCTAAGATCCTGCTGCTGGATGAAGCGACCAGTGCGCTCGACTACGAGTCGGAGGCTGCGATCATGGCCAATATGGACGCGATCGCCGAGGGACGAACGATCATCAGCATCGCCCATAGGCTCAACACGTTACGAAGGGCCGACCGCATTCTCGTGATCGATCGCGGCGCTGTGGTCGAAGACGGGACGCACGACACGCTGATCGCCAGCGGCGCGACCTACGCCCGATTGTGGCGCTTGCAAACAGGCGGAGCGGAGGTGGCGATGATCACCTAG
- a CDS encoding HlyD family type I secretion periplasmic adaptor subunit, with the protein MLPNRIKNALNVVRSASKGSHLEKNRDEYEFQPGYLEVVERPPVPWSRRTAIALTALFVAALIWSIAGHLDIQANAAGRLLVPSNSKVVQAVEGGEIASIHVRDGARVEVGDVLISLNPIGADAELRSLRNQLNSKLLEQARLQAMLTDDPVANFTAPEEVSAEEAALARGHLISSSRERRANVAGIESEMGVNLANQRGRNADIAALQKLEANVSERLEAYRALAADKLLSKVELQQQEKERLEIERSISQQRSDLAVLRAQYQSLSNQRNSYLAKMVKEYQDNLSLVRVDSSTLAQQLIRAQEKLRLQTLRATVSGVVQQLAVHTRGGAVQPGQQLMVIVPNESSLQAEIMVLNADVGFVKPGQSVELKVDSFAYTRYGTVPGKILNVSRDSVKDDQLGLVFPARVELSRLHMSSDGKKFPLQAGMSVTAEIRTGKRRVIDYVLSPLREYRSEALKER; encoded by the coding sequence ATGCTGCCTAATCGCATAAAAAACGCGTTGAACGTCGTACGTTCCGCCAGTAAGGGCAGTCATCTGGAAAAGAACCGGGACGAATACGAGTTCCAGCCGGGATACCTAGAGGTCGTGGAGCGCCCGCCGGTGCCTTGGTCGCGCCGAACCGCTATCGCGTTGACGGCGCTATTCGTCGCGGCGCTTATCTGGTCGATTGCCGGTCATCTGGACATCCAGGCCAACGCGGCGGGGCGCCTGCTCGTGCCCAGCAATTCGAAAGTGGTTCAGGCGGTCGAAGGCGGCGAGATCGCTTCGATTCACGTACGCGACGGCGCTCGAGTCGAGGTCGGCGACGTACTGATTAGCCTGAATCCGATCGGCGCCGACGCAGAGCTAAGGTCGTTGCGCAATCAGCTGAACTCCAAACTGTTGGAGCAGGCCAGGCTGCAGGCGATGCTGACGGACGATCCGGTCGCGAACTTCACCGCACCGGAGGAGGTGTCGGCCGAAGAGGCGGCGCTTGCGCGCGGGCACCTGATTAGTTCTTCGAGGGAAAGGCGGGCGAATGTCGCCGGGATTGAAAGCGAAATGGGAGTCAATCTGGCCAATCAGCGGGGACGCAATGCGGACATCGCGGCGCTGCAGAAGCTGGAGGCCAACGTAAGCGAGCGGCTGGAGGCCTATCGGGCTTTGGCGGCCGACAAATTGCTTTCCAAGGTGGAGTTGCAGCAGCAAGAGAAAGAGCGCCTAGAGATAGAGCGATCTATCTCCCAGCAGCGATCCGATCTGGCAGTGCTGAGGGCGCAGTATCAATCGTTGAGCAATCAGCGAAATAGCTACTTGGCGAAGATGGTCAAGGAGTATCAGGACAATCTGAGCTTAGTGCGAGTGGACAGTTCTACCCTTGCCCAGCAGTTGATCAGGGCGCAAGAAAAGCTGCGCCTGCAGACACTGAGGGCGACGGTCAGTGGAGTTGTGCAGCAGCTGGCCGTGCATACCCGTGGCGGCGCGGTGCAGCCCGGGCAACAGTTGATGGTGATCGTGCCTAACGAGAGTTCGCTGCAGGCAGAAATCATGGTGCTCAACGCAGATGTGGGGTTTGTAAAGCCTGGGCAATCGGTCGAGTTGAAGGTCGACTCTTTCGCCTATACGCGCTACGGAACCGTGCCTGGGAAGATACTGAACGTTTCCCGCGACTCGGTGAAGGACGATCAGTTGGGACTGGTATTTCCTGCCCGGGTCGAGTTGAGTCGTCTGCATATGTCGTCCGACGGCAAGAAGTTCCCCTTGCAAGCGGGCATGAGCGTGACCGCGGAAATCCGCACGGGGAAGCGGCGCGTCATCGACTACGTTCTCAGCCCTTTGCGTGAGTATCGCTCCGAAGCGCTGAAGGAGCGGTGA
- a CDS encoding peptidase domain-containing ABC transporter codes for MSKIRNSDGQLDPLSSALACCRILLSLARGQDQSFDIQVQGVEVKRAIAIYGKASSAKFSVTKLRYSKLAKARLPIAFRTEAGRYLILLNRSATQALVLHPGSSSPQVISGDQLKAIWGDEVIKLLDSPPKFDVRWFVPEFIRHKGLLAEVLAISLVLQLLALGSPLVFQVAMDKVLANKALSTLDVLTVALVVIAVWEAILTGLREYIFTHTTNRIDIGLGVRLFKHLMGLPLLYFKSRQIGTIIARVQQLEGIRSFLTGSMLTLCVDLLFAFVFLYVMSRLSWALTCVVLVGMPFYFAIAYASTGPLQLRIDRQFQAAAMNKSLLTESVGGVETIKSMAVEPRMLRRWEAQTAEAVEAGFRTQSLNSMISHGVTLLQKVISVGVIWYGAHLVTSLQITIGQLIAFNMMASHINGPISKLTDLWQQFVQARVAVDKLGDMLNLPTESDQAANEPAERITGSIQLCDLVFRYQPNSEPVLKGVSLDIEPGESIGVVGPSGSGKSTLAYLLQKLYEPDSGEILLDGLPLKQLSTRYLRSQIGVVQQESYLFNRSVRHNIAIRDTSASLDDVARAAKLAGAHDFILQLPLGYDTVLAEGGSSLSGGQRQRIAIARALMADPRILIFDEATSALDDESQALIQENMAEISRGRTVITIAHRLSAVRQCDRIVALEHGRITEVGSHDELISLGGCYAKLFQLQRSFGDAGERNAA; via the coding sequence ATGTCGAAGATTCGAAATTCCGATGGCCAACTCGATCCGCTGAGTTCGGCGCTGGCGTGCTGCCGGATCCTGCTCTCCCTGGCGAGGGGCCAAGATCAAAGTTTCGACATCCAGGTTCAAGGCGTCGAAGTCAAGCGCGCGATCGCAATATACGGAAAGGCTAGCAGCGCCAAGTTTTCCGTAACCAAGCTTCGCTATTCGAAGCTGGCCAAAGCCCGCTTGCCCATTGCCTTTCGGACCGAGGCGGGTAGGTATCTAATTCTACTGAATCGGTCGGCCACTCAGGCGTTGGTTCTTCATCCGGGCAGCTCCAGCCCGCAAGTCATTAGTGGCGATCAACTTAAAGCGATTTGGGGCGACGAAGTCATCAAATTGCTCGATTCGCCACCGAAATTCGACGTTCGCTGGTTCGTTCCGGAATTCATACGGCACAAAGGCTTGCTGGCAGAGGTGCTGGCCATCTCTCTGGTGCTGCAGCTGTTGGCGCTGGGGTCGCCGTTGGTGTTTCAAGTGGCGATGGACAAGGTTCTGGCGAACAAGGCGCTATCGACATTGGACGTCCTTACGGTCGCGTTGGTCGTGATCGCAGTTTGGGAAGCGATTCTGACCGGATTGCGCGAGTACATATTCACCCACACCACTAATCGAATAGACATAGGTTTGGGCGTCAGGCTATTCAAGCATTTGATGGGTTTGCCGCTGCTCTATTTCAAGTCCCGTCAGATCGGAACGATCATCGCCCGTGTGCAGCAGTTGGAGGGAATCCGGTCCTTCCTTACCGGGTCCATGCTTACTCTCTGTGTTGATCTTCTGTTCGCATTCGTGTTCCTGTATGTAATGTCGCGGTTGTCGTGGGCGCTAACCTGCGTCGTTCTCGTCGGCATGCCTTTTTACTTCGCTATCGCCTACGCGAGTACGGGACCATTGCAGCTGCGAATAGATCGTCAGTTTCAGGCTGCAGCCATGAATAAATCTCTGCTGACAGAGTCGGTCGGCGGCGTAGAGACGATCAAGAGCATGGCGGTAGAGCCGAGAATGCTTCGGCGGTGGGAGGCGCAGACCGCGGAAGCAGTAGAGGCGGGATTCCGCACCCAGAGTTTGAACAGCATGATCAGTCACGGCGTGACGCTTCTACAGAAGGTCATATCCGTCGGCGTCATCTGGTACGGCGCTCATTTGGTGACTTCTTTGCAGATCACCATAGGGCAGCTGATCGCATTCAACATGATGGCGTCGCATATCAATGGACCCATCTCCAAGCTCACCGACCTTTGGCAACAGTTCGTTCAAGCCAGGGTCGCGGTTGACAAGCTCGGGGACATGCTGAATCTGCCGACTGAGTCGGATCAAGCGGCGAACGAGCCGGCGGAACGGATCACCGGATCGATCCAGCTGTGCGATTTAGTGTTTCGCTATCAGCCAAATTCGGAGCCGGTGCTGAAGGGCGTGTCCTTGGATATCGAGCCGGGAGAGAGTATCGGGGTGGTCGGCCCTTCAGGATCCGGAAAAAGCACGTTGGCCTATCTGCTGCAGAAACTGTATGAGCCGGATTCGGGTGAGATCCTTCTCGACGGCTTGCCGCTGAAGCAGCTGAGTACCCGTTACTTGCGCAGCCAGATCGGCGTGGTCCAGCAGGAAAGCTATCTCTTCAATCGCAGTGTCCGCCACAACATCGCCATCCGGGATACCTCGGCGTCGCTGGACGACGTAGCGCGAGCGGCGAAACTCGCCGGCGCTCACGACTTCATCCTGCAGCTTCCGTTGGGCTACGACACCGTTTTGGCGGAAGGCGGGAGTTCCCTCTCGGGCGGACAGCGGCAGCGCATCGCTATCGCCCGCGCCCTTATGGCCGATCCGAGAATACTAATCTTCGACGAGGCGACCAGCGCCCTGGACGACGAATCGCAGGCCTTGATCCAGGAAAACATGGCGGAAATATCCAGGGGACGCACCGTCATCACGATCGCCCATCGCCTATCCGCGGTTCGACAATGCGACCGAATCGTCGCGTTGGAACATGGTCGAATTACCGAAGTCGGAAGTCACGATGAACTGATTTCGCTCGGCGGATGCTACGCCAAGTTGTTCCAATTGCAGCGCTCGTTCGGGGATGCAGGAGAAAGAAATGCTGCCTAA
- a CDS encoding helix-turn-helix domain-containing protein yields MSDRPVCYPAPSTASSASGPLPQLDVLTSPVPVGRFDSPVDRRHVLCLHLGAPVPVSYRAGRYERQGVRLHGQFCVVPGGSSTRWTLTRPARSLLLRLAPSLWQDTVHGLGAGAADELAPAIHIRDPQIERIGWMMQAEESDGFPGGRLFADGLASALAARLLALQSRKPLAPSAAGALPAWRLRRVIEYIEAHLDRDLRLEELAEIAGFSVSHFKPLFKQATGLPAHRFVLERRVERARTLLQQGRHGISEVALACGFSHPSHMARCLRRSLGLTPSQIVAATH; encoded by the coding sequence ATGAGCGACCGTCCCGTCTGCTACCCCGCCCCTTCGACCGCATCGTCGGCCTCAGGCCCGCTGCCGCAGCTCGACGTGCTGACCTCGCCGGTGCCGGTCGGGCGCTTCGACTCGCCGGTGGACCGGCGCCATGTGCTCTGCCTGCACCTGGGCGCGCCGGTGCCGGTGTCCTATCGCGCCGGCCGCTACGAACGCCAAGGCGTGCGCCTGCACGGTCAATTCTGCGTGGTGCCCGGCGGCAGCAGCACGCGCTGGACCCTGACCCGTCCGGCACGCTCGCTGCTGCTGCGGCTGGCGCCGTCGCTGTGGCAGGACACCGTGCACGGCTTGGGCGCGGGAGCGGCGGACGAGCTCGCGCCGGCCATCCACATCCGCGACCCGCAGATCGAACGCATCGGCTGGATGATGCAAGCCGAGGAAAGCGACGGCTTTCCCGGCGGGCGCTTGTTCGCCGACGGTCTGGCCTCGGCGCTGGCCGCGCGCCTGCTGGCGCTGCAATCGCGCAAACCCTTGGCGCCGTCCGCGGCCGGCGCGCTACCGGCCTGGCGCCTGCGCCGGGTGATCGAATACATCGAAGCCCATCTCGACCGCGATCTGCGCCTGGAGGAACTGGCCGAGATCGCAGGCTTCAGCGTCTCCCACTTCAAACCTCTGTTCAAACAGGCCACCGGCCTGCCCGCGCATCGCTTCGTGCTGGAGCGGCGGGTCGAACGCGCACGCACGCTGTTGCAGCAGGGCCGTCACGGCATCAGCGAGGTCGCCCTGGCCTGCGGTTTTTCCCACCCCAGCCACATGGCGCGATGCCTGCGCCGATCGCTCGGGCTCACGCCCTCGCAGATCGTCGCCGCGACGCATTGA